ATCACCGCGGCGGCCCGAGCGTCAAGAGCGGTACGGTAACCGTGTACTACACTAAGTACGACGGTACGACTGAAGTGCCGTACAGTGTGACGCTCGGCACGGCGCACGACACGCAAAGCATCGCGTTTTACGCTGCGACGCAAGCGGTCGCCGGACCGCCCTCAGGCGTCGAAGCCATACGCTTTCCGTCGGGAACGCATTTGCTTTCCTTAGATTTGCACGCAGACAGTGCGATCGTCGATCTTTCCGGCGACGTGAACAAGTACGGCGGCGGAAGTTTCGATGAATCCGGCATGTTCAAATCGCTCGTATGGACGCTGACGGCGATTCGCGGAATCGATGCGGTTTCAATTCGCATCGACGGTTCGCGCGTCGCAACTCTTCCCGGAGGTCACTTGGAGCTCGATGAGCCGCTTGCGCGTTCGAGCTGGTAAAGCCGCAGCGCTTGCGCTGCTGTGGCTGAGCTGCGCTTTTGCTTTTGCAGCCGCGCCGGTAAACGCGCAATCG
Above is a genomic segment from Candidatus Baltobacteraceae bacterium containing:
- a CDS encoding GerMN domain-containing protein — protein: MRFLRGLALITVFVLAIAAGWYYFNHRGGPSVKSGTVTVYYTKYDGTTEVPYSVTLGTAHDTQSIAFYAATQAVAGPPSGVEAIRFPSGTHLLSLDLHADSAIVDLSGDVNKYGGGSFDESGMFKSLVWTLTAIRGIDAVSIRIDGSRVATLPGGHLELDEPLARSSW